The proteins below come from a single Parageobacillus thermoglucosidasius genomic window:
- the brxC gene encoding BREX system P-loop protein BrxC has protein sequence MQIKQLFKKDIFRNINGVVQAGQLDSETIQNELEEYVMTEEVTEYLHTFYKNYLAVYKTPSANIGVWISGFFGSGKSHFLKILSYLLDNKPINGKKPVEYFYDKTNNQELLSMMNEVAAKESDALLFNIDSMSSSASTHKERIVEVFLRVFNRHLGYSDTLWLADMERQLDEEGKYEQFKSVIRQSYGVEWEEFRLKALLRRKKIIQALVEIGYDEETASSFFEVSKNTFDITSEQFSKMVADYCKKRGPEYRLIFLVDEVGQYIGTDVNLMLNLQTVVEDLGNRCRGQAWVIVTSQEKIDAVTNLHSTNDFSKIQGRFATRINLTSSNTDEVIKRRLLEKTETAEKTLKAIYEPIEQLIRGRLAFDPNSTQLRSGYRSAEEFVALYPFVPYQVELLQKVFNKIRIHGEGGTSLAHGERSLLKAFQEAVQLNAEEDSGNLVTLAEFFPSIRNFLETTITRTISRAEDRAKNEEGLKPEDVDVLKVLYLIKGIDEIKATPNNIATLLVETIHDERGPLEYRVKESLNRLEQAMFIEKHADGTYSFLSDEEQEINKEIKNVEVNPIKIKEQLGDLFFTKMYPKTKYEYKKDIPPFDFNKRFDNYTKGHMTHPLTLQVFSVAISDMEAAMKANSGQLVICLDEELVAEAESAIKYSEQVQRYVQLKRNNSTTLTQHRIYDAKLAQVDEFERKAEELLRKACEKARFYVQGQERIFKGSFENQVNSAFDMLIKNTYTKLDYIDTPISFKAHKEEWKRLVEHGIDQDLLNMTGNRNAYEELKTYFEDLARMHEKPSLKTVIEKFSDVPYGWSEYDIIGLILALMHDGKVNLYVGDERFTPAHPQFFDRLSRISERERIRIIPEIEVDPKIKKEFTSLMREFFGRQEVGETYQDFAEIIQQEINERFTMPLEEIRSRRRESKSADYPYPGEREINIISMGIQKLLQIRDAEQLVNKFIEAQDEIDQWLEMIEKLLGFYKKTPISVFDDAVNTLQLYQNDLILIQNSDVQIIKKQITDILTKQEPYRDIPKLPQLINELEEKIKAEVNEQRKAIQVQVQTLEEKLVELKDYYQHESSIVQYIDTEWQTFNRLKSNIVTETSIVTIRALVQQLNEHAKRVQDRAKQMEEELRKKPPTVVDSDRDTPSVVREKTTKKLSANELHRMFFNGRTKIETQQDLDAALEQLRTNLLRELKDHILEIE, from the coding sequence ATGCAAATAAAGCAATTATTTAAAAAAGATATTTTTCGCAATATTAACGGCGTAGTCCAAGCCGGTCAGCTAGATAGCGAAACAATTCAAAATGAATTAGAAGAATATGTTATGACGGAAGAAGTAACTGAATACTTACATACATTCTATAAGAATTATTTAGCTGTATATAAAACACCGTCAGCGAACATCGGTGTATGGATTTCAGGTTTCTTCGGTTCCGGTAAATCACATTTTCTAAAAATCCTTTCTTACCTTTTAGACAACAAACCAATTAACGGCAAAAAACCAGTGGAATACTTCTACGATAAAACGAACAATCAAGAGCTTTTATCAATGATGAATGAAGTTGCAGCAAAGGAATCTGATGCACTATTGTTCAACATCGATTCTATGTCATCATCGGCATCAACACATAAGGAACGCATCGTTGAAGTATTCCTACGTGTATTCAATCGTCATTTAGGTTATTCCGATACATTATGGCTTGCGGATATGGAGCGGCAGCTAGACGAAGAAGGAAAATATGAACAATTTAAATCGGTTATTCGTCAATCATATGGTGTAGAATGGGAGGAATTTCGCTTAAAAGCTTTATTACGTCGTAAAAAAATTATTCAAGCTCTTGTAGAGATTGGATACGATGAGGAAACAGCAAGCAGCTTTTTCGAAGTTAGTAAAAATACATTTGATATAACATCAGAGCAATTTTCAAAAATGGTTGCCGATTATTGTAAAAAGCGCGGCCCAGAGTATCGTCTTATCTTTTTAGTTGACGAGGTTGGCCAATATATCGGTACAGATGTTAACTTAATGCTAAACCTACAAACCGTTGTTGAAGATTTAGGGAATCGCTGCCGTGGCCAAGCTTGGGTAATTGTCACTTCACAAGAAAAAATTGATGCAGTTACGAATTTACATAGTACAAATGACTTTTCAAAAATTCAAGGTCGCTTTGCCACACGTATTAACTTGACAAGTTCCAATACAGATGAAGTTATCAAACGCCGCTTGTTAGAAAAAACGGAGACAGCTGAAAAAACATTAAAAGCAATTTATGAACCGATTGAACAATTAATTCGTGGCCGCTTAGCTTTTGATCCAAATTCAACTCAATTACGTTCTGGCTATCGTTCAGCAGAAGAGTTCGTTGCGCTTTACCCATTCGTTCCATATCAAGTTGAACTATTACAGAAAGTATTTAATAAAATACGTATTCATGGTGAAGGCGGCACTAGCTTAGCTCACGGAGAACGTTCCCTATTAAAAGCATTCCAAGAAGCGGTCCAATTAAATGCTGAAGAAGACAGCGGCAACTTAGTCACATTAGCAGAATTTTTCCCTTCAATCCGCAATTTCCTAGAAACAACAATAACAAGGACAATCAGCCGTGCCGAAGATCGTGCCAAAAACGAGGAAGGGTTAAAACCCGAAGATGTCGATGTATTGAAAGTTCTCTATCTCATTAAAGGGATTGATGAGATAAAAGCAACACCAAATAATATCGCTACGTTATTGGTTGAAACCATTCATGATGAACGCGGACCGTTGGAATATCGTGTAAAAGAGTCATTGAACCGTCTTGAACAAGCGATGTTCATTGAAAAGCATGCAGATGGTACATATTCGTTCCTTTCCGATGAAGAACAAGAAATCAACAAAGAAATTAAAAATGTAGAGGTTAATCCAATCAAAATTAAAGAACAGCTTGGTGATCTGTTCTTTACAAAAATGTATCCAAAAACGAAATATGAATACAAAAAAGACATACCGCCATTTGATTTTAATAAACGATTTGACAATTATACAAAAGGGCATATGACACATCCTTTAACATTGCAAGTGTTTTCAGTCGCTATATCCGACATGGAAGCAGCAATGAAAGCCAACTCGGGACAACTTGTAATCTGTCTTGATGAAGAGCTTGTTGCCGAAGCAGAAAGCGCAATTAAATACTCCGAACAAGTTCAACGTTATGTCCAATTAAAGCGTAATAATAGTACAACTCTGACTCAACATCGAATTTATGACGCAAAACTCGCGCAAGTTGATGAGTTTGAGCGTAAAGCAGAAGAATTATTGCGTAAAGCTTGTGAAAAAGCTCGTTTTTATGTCCAAGGACAAGAACGTATTTTTAAAGGTTCTTTTGAAAATCAAGTAAATTCTGCTTTTGATATGCTTATAAAAAACACGTACACAAAACTCGATTATATTGATACGCCAATTTCATTTAAGGCACATAAAGAAGAATGGAAACGCCTTGTCGAGCATGGAATTGATCAAGACCTGTTAAATATGACAGGCAATCGCAACGCTTATGAGGAGTTAAAAACATACTTTGAAGACCTTGCTCGAATGCATGAAAAACCGTCTTTAAAAACGGTGATTGAAAAGTTTAGTGACGTACCATACGGATGGAGTGAGTATGATATTATCGGGCTTATATTAGCCTTAATGCATGATGGTAAAGTCAATTTATATGTTGGTGACGAACGCTTTACGCCAGCACATCCACAATTTTTTGACCGTCTCTCTCGCATATCTGAGAGAGAACGAATCCGTATTATTCCGGAGATTGAAGTTGATCCAAAAATAAAAAAAGAATTCACTTCACTGATGCGTGAATTTTTCGGCCGCCAAGAGGTTGGAGAAACGTATCAAGACTTTGCGGAAATTATCCAGCAGGAAATCAATGAACGTTTTACTATGCCGCTTGAAGAGATTCGCTCACGTCGCCGTGAAAGCAAGTCAGCTGATTACCCGTATCCGGGTGAAAGAGAAATTAACATTATCTCGATGGGAATACAAAAATTACTACAAATTCGCGATGCCGAACAACTTGTCAATAAATTTATCGAAGCACAAGACGAAATTGATCAATGGCTTGAAATGATTGAAAAACTATTAGGCTTCTATAAAAAAACACCGATTTCTGTGTTTGATGACGCTGTTAACACGCTTCAACTCTATCAAAATGATTTAATATTAATTCAAAATAGTGATGTTCAAATCATTAAGAAGCAAATTACAGACATTTTAACGAAACAAGAACCGTATCGTGACATTCCAAAACTGCCGCAACTTATCAACGAATTAGAAGAGAAAATCAAAGCAGAGGTAAATGAACAACGTAAGGCAATTCAAGTACAAGTACAAACCCTTGAAGAAAAGTTAGTCGAATTAAAAGATTATTACCAACACGAATCATCTATTGTCCAATATATTGATACAGAATGGCAGACATTCAATCGTTTAAAATCAAATATTGTAACAGAAACAAGCATTGTAACGATTCGCGCCCTAGTTCAACAGTTAAATGAACATGCGAAACGAGTTCAAGACAGAGCAAAACAAATGGAAGAAGAATTACGTAAGAAACCACCTACTGTGGTTGATAGCGATCGAGATACTCCTTCTGTTGTAAGGGAAAAAACAACAAAAAAATTATCTGCTAATGAGTTGCATCGTATGTTCTTTAATGGTCGGACAAAAATTGAAACACAACAGGATTTAGATGCTGCATTGGAACAATTGCGTACCAATCTTTTACGAGAGCTAAAAGATCACATTCTCGAGATAGAATAA